The Candidatus Neomarinimicrobiota bacterium DNA window CACTTCTATCCTCAAATTGTTTTCCAAGATTTTGGTGAACTGGGTCTGTTTTTGCCACAACCATTGCGCCTGATGTTTCTTTATCTAATCTGTGCACTATTCCCGGACGAAGCCCGCCATTGATTTTTGATAAATTTTTATAATGAAACGCAAGCCCATTTGCAAGAGTTCCGTTTGGATGTCCTGCACCCGGATGCACTACCAGACCAGCAGGTTTATTGATCACAATGATAAAGTCGTCTTCAAATAAAATACTTAGAGGAATATTTTCCGGTACGACGGAATCTGCCTCATTGTCTGTAGGGTTTATTGATAATTCTACATCTTCGCCGCCAGAAAGAACAAAACTCACTTTTTGAACTCGCCCGTTCACTAAAGCGTTTCCTTCTCGGATTGCGTGTTGTATCTGAGTGCGGGAAAAATCCTGAATTGCTTTGGACAAATATTTGTCCAATCGATTGGTATCAGTTTCACCCACCGTAAAACTAAATGAGGTCACGATTGAGGATTAGTTTTCGGTTGAATGAAAAAGGTGAAATACAGAACCAATGCGAATCCGACTGATACGCCCGAATCAGCGATGTTAAAAATATACCATTCCCAATCGCCAACCATGAAGTGAAGAAAGTCTGTTACTTTGCCAAAAAGAATCCGATCAATAAAATTCCCAATTGCCCCACCTAAAATCAGTCCGAGACCTGCTTGATACACAATTGAATTTTCTTGTGCATCCAAAATCATCTTTATGAGGAAAAGGATGAGACCAGCAGTTATAATAGGCAAGAGATAAGAGCCAAAAGGCATATCAATCCCAAATGCCATGCCATCATTAGTAATGTGTGTGATATGAAAGAAATTTTTGATGACGGGGATAGAATCGCCGAAATCCATCAGGCTACGAGTCAGCACCTTCGTAACCTGGTCTAAGATCACAATAAAGGCGCTTAACCCAAATATTTTCATGAATTATTTATTTTGTCTTCTTCTTTGCATTCAACACATTTGGTCGCATTCGGTACTTCTAATAACCTATCAACCGGTATCAGTTCTTCGCAAATAACGCAAACACCGTAATCACCAGATTCAATTCTATCCAACGCTGCTCCCAAATTTTTGTAATAATCACTTTCC harbors:
- a CDS encoding RluA family pseudouridine synthase, with product MVTSFSFTVGETDTNRLDKYLSKAIQDFSRTQIQHAIREGNALVNGRVQKVSFVLSGGEDVELSINPTDNEADSVVPENIPLSILFEDDFIIVINKPAGLVVHPGAGHPNGTLANGLAFHYKNLSKINGGLRPGIVHRLDKETSGAMVVAKTDPVHQNLGKQFEDRSVEKEYIGIAWGKWEGTGTIEKAIKRSRKDRTKYEVQDSGRTAKTDYKVSVSNKVMSIVHFFPKTGRTHQIRVHSEFEGHPIVGDVKYSGGKNRAKGFTPETQKKIDTLFKLVHRHLLHAKKLVFLHPDSGEKVFFEAPIPDDMIKVMETVNQLNGKEFIN
- the lspA gene encoding signal peptidase II; protein product: MKIFGLSAFIVILDQVTKVLTRSLMDFGDSIPVIKNFFHITHITNDGMAFGIDMPFGSYLLPIITAGLILFLIKMILDAQENSIVYQAGLGLILGGAIGNFIDRILFGKVTDFLHFMVGDWEWYIFNIADSGVSVGFALVLYFTFFIQPKTNPQS